One segment of Carya illinoinensis cultivar Pawnee chromosome 1, C.illinoinensisPawnee_v1, whole genome shotgun sequence DNA contains the following:
- the LOC122312715 gene encoding protein ARV 2 isoform X1 has protein sequence MDRKREMDYRCVQCGFGIKTLFVQYSPGNIRLMKCENCQVVADEYVECETMILLIDLILHKPKAYRHLLYNVLKQESPKFKGLLWKLTIGYLLLDVYRCLVLESGDEEWGLSTSFSSLVWICRKMFTDVFLGNFMLLFTFLLVMKIYPSRCAGTPWCKDFLLAILVSSYFKIFLVAMMVWEFPSSVIFIIDLFVLSSNTMAVKVITESGMSKCIGACFIAHAVKALTSQDSYSPTDVMAVGGISWRV, from the exons atggATAGAAAAAGAGAGATGGATTACAGGTGTGTCCAGTGCGGGTTTGGGATCAAAACATTGTTCGTGCAATACTCACCCGGGAACATCCGACTCATGAAATGT GAGAATTGCCAAGTGGTTGCCGATGAGTACGTCGAATGTGAAACCATG ATTCTTCTAATTGATTTGATTCTGCACAAACCCAAAGCATATAGACATTTACTTTATAACGTGCTCAAGCAAGAATCTCCAAAATTCAAG GGTTTATTGTGGAAATTAACTATTGGTTATCTTCTTTTGGATGTTT ACAGGTGCCTTGTTTTAGAAAGTGGTGATGAAGAGTGGGGTTTGTCCACAAGCTTTTCTTCATTAGTTTGGATCTGTCGAAAG ATGTTCACAGATGTCTTTCTCGGGAACTTCATGttactttttacttttcttCTTGTGATGAAGATATATCCGAGCAGATGTGCTGGAACCCCATG gTGCAAAGACTTTTTGCTTGCAATCTTGGTATCAAGTTACTTTAAGATATTTCTTGTTGCCATGATG GTCTGGGAGTTTCCATCATCGGTGATTTTCATTattgatttgtttgttttatcaTCCAACACCATGGCAGTAAAAG TGATAACTGAATCAGGGATGAGTAAATGTATAGGAGCCTGCTTCATTGCGCATGCTGTTAAGGCCTTAACCTCTCAG GACTCCTATTCTCCTACCGATGTAATGGCAGTGGGTGGGATTAGCTGGCGCGTATAA
- the LOC122312715 gene encoding protein ARV 2 isoform X2: MILLIDLILHKPKAYRHLLYNVLKQESPKFKGLLWKLTIGYLLLDVYRCLVLESGDEEWGLSTSFSSLVWICRKMFTDVFLGNFMLLFTFLLVMKIYPSRCAGTPWCKDFLLAILVSSYFKIFLVAMMVWEFPSSVIFIIDLFVLSSNTMAVKVITESGMSKCIGACFIAHAVKALTSQDSYSPTDVMAVGGISWRV, encoded by the exons ATG ATTCTTCTAATTGATTTGATTCTGCACAAACCCAAAGCATATAGACATTTACTTTATAACGTGCTCAAGCAAGAATCTCCAAAATTCAAG GGTTTATTGTGGAAATTAACTATTGGTTATCTTCTTTTGGATGTTT ACAGGTGCCTTGTTTTAGAAAGTGGTGATGAAGAGTGGGGTTTGTCCACAAGCTTTTCTTCATTAGTTTGGATCTGTCGAAAG ATGTTCACAGATGTCTTTCTCGGGAACTTCATGttactttttacttttcttCTTGTGATGAAGATATATCCGAGCAGATGTGCTGGAACCCCATG gTGCAAAGACTTTTTGCTTGCAATCTTGGTATCAAGTTACTTTAAGATATTTCTTGTTGCCATGATG GTCTGGGAGTTTCCATCATCGGTGATTTTCATTattgatttgtttgttttatcaTCCAACACCATGGCAGTAAAAG TGATAACTGAATCAGGGATGAGTAAATGTATAGGAGCCTGCTTCATTGCGCATGCTGTTAAGGCCTTAACCTCTCAG GACTCCTATTCTCCTACCGATGTAATGGCAGTGGGTGGGATTAGCTGGCGCGTATAA